In Magnetospirillum sp. XM-1, a single window of DNA contains:
- a CDS encoding M48 family metalloprotease — protein MLDYLSLKDQARRNRRDTVLVLAAIASLMSLAGWLLAGGLGVVAALAGTALALAISPGNSVALLRTLYRARPLPFQAAPGLWRIHMELCRRAELETVPPLLIIPSASVIALSTGWGRHCAIALSEGALGRFSPEEIAAILAHEIAHIRAGDLKLLRLADTAGHLTHALAAATLILLAVLLPDMLAGEAAPNLPAIVLLALSPIGCDLLRLRLSRTREFAADSEAARLCGSPLGLISALGRLERRHGSFAPTGWWQLIRTHPSTSERIARLQDLAPPLPHAPQRLVFGPGLRYAPTPSAQARYAWAAHPRRRHMW, from the coding sequence ATGCTGGACTATCTGTCGCTTAAGGATCAGGCCCGGCGCAACCGCCGCGACACCGTCCTGGTCCTGGCCGCCATCGCCTCGCTGATGTCCCTGGCCGGCTGGCTGCTGGCGGGCGGGCTGGGGGTTGTGGCTGCCCTGGCCGGGACGGCGCTGGCGCTGGCGATCAGTCCCGGCAATTCCGTCGCCTTGCTGCGCACCCTCTACCGTGCCCGTCCGCTGCCGTTCCAGGCGGCGCCGGGGCTGTGGCGCATCCACATGGAGCTGTGCCGCCGCGCCGAGCTCGAGACGGTTCCTCCCCTGCTGATCATTCCCTCGGCCTCCGTCATCGCCCTGTCCACCGGCTGGGGGCGCCATTGCGCCATCGCCCTGTCGGAAGGCGCGCTCGGGCGCTTTTCGCCGGAGGAGATCGCCGCGATCCTTGCCCACGAGATCGCCCATATCCGGGCCGGCGACCTCAAGCTGCTGCGCCTGGCCGACACCGCCGGCCACCTCACCCATGCCCTGGCGGCCGCCACCTTGATCCTGCTGGCCGTCCTCCTGCCCGACATGCTGGCGGGCGAGGCGGCGCCGAACCTTCCGGCCATCGTCCTTCTGGCCCTGTCGCCCATCGGCTGCGACCTGCTGCGCCTGCGGCTGTCGCGCACCCGGGAATTCGCCGCCGATTCCGAGGCGGCGCGGTTGTGCGGCTCGCCCCTGGGGCTCATCTCGGCGCTGGGCCGCCTGGAACGCCGCCACGGCTCCTTCGCGCCCACCGGCTGGTGGCAGCTGATCCGCACCCATCCCAGCACCAGCGAGCGCATCGCCCGCCTGCAAGATCTGGCCCCTCCCCTCCCCCACGCTCCCCAACGGCTGGTATTCGGCCCCGGCTTACGGTACGCACCTACTCCCTCCGCGCAGGCCCGATACGCTTGGGCAGCGCACCCCCGGCGCAGGCATATGTGGTAA
- a CDS encoding Hsp20/alpha crystallin family protein: MNRTMIPKGHTPLASREGRLDPFFALQRGINRMFDDLWHGFDVPTVFAGHRFPTLEVRDEDKTVSVVAELPGLGPDDVELSLHDGILTLKGEKKTESEEKTERGVMSERWFGHFERSVAVGDVDENATLAKVENGVLTVTLPKVERPKETGRKIPIAAK; encoded by the coding sequence ATGAACCGCACCATGATTCCCAAGGGCCACACGCCTCTGGCCTCCCGCGAGGGGCGCCTTGACCCGTTCTTCGCGCTGCAGCGCGGCATCAACCGCATGTTCGACGACCTTTGGCACGGCTTCGACGTGCCGACCGTCTTCGCCGGCCACCGCTTCCCCACCCTGGAGGTGCGCGACGAGGACAAGACGGTGTCCGTCGTCGCCGAGCTGCCCGGCCTGGGGCCGGACGACGTCGAACTCAGCCTGCATGACGGCATCCTTACCCTGAAGGGCGAGAAGAAGACCGAATCCGAGGAAAAGACCGAGCGGGGCGTGATGTCCGAACGCTGGTTCGGCCATTTCGAACGTTCGGTTGCCGTGGGCGACGTGGACGAGAACGCCACCCTGGCCAAGGTCGAGAACGGCGTTCTGACCGTCACCCTGCCCAAGGTCGAGCGGCCGAAGGAAACGGGACGCAAGATTCCCATCGCCGCCAAATAG
- a CDS encoding response regulator transcription factor, whose amino-acid sequence MRILLIEDDSEAAAYMAKGLKEAGHVVDHAATGTDGLFLATSERWDAMIIDRMLPGLDGLAIIQALRAAGNTTPVLVLSALGKVDDRVRGLKAGGDDYLVKPYAFAELLARIEALSRRVSTSQPETRLKVEDLEMDLLARAVTRGGQEIDLQPREFRLLEYLMRHAGQVVTRTMLLENVWEYHFDPQTNLIDVHISRLRQKVDKDFELPLIHTVRGAGYTLRAAR is encoded by the coding sequence ATGCGCATCCTTCTGATCGAGGACGACAGCGAAGCGGCGGCTTACATGGCCAAGGGCCTGAAAGAGGCCGGCCACGTGGTCGACCATGCCGCCACCGGCACCGACGGGCTGTTCCTGGCGACGTCCGAGCGCTGGGACGCCATGATCATCGACCGCATGCTGCCCGGCCTGGACGGGCTGGCCATCATCCAGGCCCTGCGCGCCGCCGGCAACACCACGCCGGTCCTGGTGCTCTCGGCGCTGGGCAAGGTGGACGACCGGGTGCGCGGCCTGAAGGCGGGCGGCGACGATTATCTGGTCAAGCCCTACGCCTTCGCCGAATTGCTGGCCCGTATCGAGGCGCTGTCGCGCCGCGTGTCCACCTCCCAGCCCGAGACCCGCCTCAAGGTCGAGGACCTGGAGATGGACCTGCTGGCCCGCGCGGTGACGCGGGGCGGCCAGGAGATCGACCTGCAGCCGCGGGAATTCCGCCTGCTGGAATACCTCATGCGCCACGCCGGCCAGGTGGTGACGCGCACCATGCTGCTGGAGAACGTCTGGGAATACCATTTCGACCCCCAGACCAACCTGATCGACGTGCATATCAGCCGGTTGCGCCAGAAGGTGGACAAGGATTTCGAACTGCCGCTGATCCATACGGTTCGCGGCGCCGGATACACCCTTCGTGCGGCCCGCTAG
- a CDS encoding HAMP domain-containing sensor histidine kinase: protein MRPASLLRTTTFRLALSYLGIFTVSAIALLALVSWSTTMFIEWQVQETVEAEATGLSEVYHSRDLGGLAEIIGSRMRQDIESRNTYLLMGHSGHILAGNIKSWPAEVSSQLGWVRFRVLQLGTVGPGNEVLAHVYELADGYRLLVGRSLADAKRVKSAINRALGWGLALTILLGVVGGYFTSRHLLQRVEEMSRTARRIFGGDMSQRMQVSGIEDEFDSLAESFNEMMDELERLLEGIRTVSDNIAHDLRTPLNRLRSRIDLVLLGEGDCDAYRRTLEETLAEADHLLATFNAILTISHAESAARLDRFEVIDPATLAADVVELYEPLAEEKGIRLQCRADEGGLALKVDRHLLFQALANLVDNAVKYTPSGGEVTVAVEGGSGSVAISVVDSGPGIPEDSRESVLERFVRLDATRSTPGNGLGLSLVQAVARLHGAKLSLGDNQPGLAVRMEFTVKDLPA, encoded by the coding sequence GTGCGGCCCGCTAGCCTCCTTCGCACCACCACCTTCCGGCTGGCGCTGAGCTATCTCGGCATCTTCACGGTCTCCGCCATCGCGCTGCTGGCGCTGGTGTCGTGGAGCACCACCATGTTCATCGAATGGCAGGTTCAGGAAACGGTGGAGGCCGAGGCCACCGGCCTGTCCGAGGTCTATCACTCGCGCGATCTGGGCGGCCTGGCCGAGATCATCGGCAGCCGCATGCGCCAGGACATCGAAAGCCGCAACACCTATCTGCTGATGGGCCATTCCGGCCATATCCTGGCCGGCAACATCAAATCGTGGCCCGCCGAGGTTTCCAGCCAGCTGGGCTGGGTGCGCTTCCGGGTGCTGCAACTGGGCACCGTCGGCCCCGGGAACGAGGTGCTGGCCCACGTCTACGAACTGGCCGACGGCTACCGCCTGCTGGTCGGGCGTTCGCTGGCCGACGCCAAGCGGGTGAAGTCGGCCATCAACCGGGCGCTGGGCTGGGGTCTGGCGCTGACCATCCTGCTGGGCGTGGTGGGCGGCTACTTCACCAGCCGCCACCTGCTGCAGCGCGTCGAGGAGATGAGCCGCACGGCCCGGCGCATCTTCGGCGGCGACATGAGCCAGCGCATGCAGGTCTCCGGCATCGAGGACGAGTTCGATTCGCTCGCCGAAAGCTTCAACGAGATGATGGACGAGCTGGAGCGCCTGCTGGAGGGCATCCGCACCGTCTCGGACAACATCGCCCACGATTTGCGCACGCCCTTGAACCGCCTGCGCTCGCGCATCGACCTGGTGCTGCTGGGCGAAGGCGATTGCGACGCCTATCGCCGCACGCTGGAGGAAACCCTGGCCGAGGCCGACCATCTGCTGGCCACCTTCAACGCCATCCTGACCATCAGCCACGCTGAATCAGCGGCGCGCCTCGACCGGTTCGAGGTCATCGATCCCGCCACCCTGGCCGCCGACGTGGTCGAGCTGTACGAGCCCCTGGCCGAGGAGAAGGGCATCCGCCTCCAATGCCGGGCCGACGAAGGCGGCCTCGCGCTCAAGGTCGACCGCCACCTGCTGTTCCAGGCGCTGGCCAATCTGGTGGACAACGCCGTCAAGTACACCCCATCGGGCGGCGAGGTCACGGTTGCCGTCGAGGGAGGTTCCGGCTCGGTGGCCATATCCGTGGTCGACAGCGGCCCCGGCATTCCCGAGGATTCGCGTGAAAGCGTGCTGGAGCGCTTCGTCCGCCTGGACGCCACCCGCTCGACGCCGGGCAACGGACTTGGCCTGTCGCTGGTCCAGGCGGTGGCCCGGCTGCACGGCGCCAAGCTGTCGCTGGGCGACAATCAGCCGGGACTGGCGGTGCGGATGGAATTCACCGTGAAAGATCTCCCGGCTTGA
- a CDS encoding energy transducer TonB, whose amino-acid sequence MHAEMADRRLVAALFLSAALHVLIALLLQVEVLPDLFPKERSERSMEVEVVSEPPRPVKPQPPPEPPAQPEPPPKTETPPQPSPPPLQRPQLQSAPLAEKSSTPRPAQRPDPAPHAAQSGPGLSADTGALSRPAQAAGNLAQSAQDKVLAQVIAMWHFNSGALRGSDMVLSASLLINRDGTLSGPMHKDAPWNPDAAIKGYSKLPDGTTKRMLETFLLALRMAQPLQLPPDDGKGWPRQMILRFKPGDLSR is encoded by the coding sequence ATGCATGCGGAAATGGCGGACCGGCGGCTGGTGGCCGCCCTCTTCCTGTCGGCGGCGCTGCATGTGCTGATCGCCCTGCTGCTGCAGGTCGAGGTCCTGCCCGATCTGTTTCCCAAGGAGCGGTCCGAGCGGAGCATGGAGGTCGAGGTGGTTTCCGAACCGCCCAGGCCGGTGAAGCCACAGCCACCACCCGAACCACCGGCCCAGCCCGAGCCGCCGCCCAAGACTGAAACGCCCCCCCAGCCATCGCCCCCGCCGTTGCAGCGTCCGCAGCTGCAATCCGCGCCACTGGCGGAGAAGTCATCGACGCCACGCCCGGCCCAACGCCCGGACCCCGCCCCCCACGCGGCCCAGTCCGGCCCCGGCCTGTCGGCCGACACCGGGGCATTGTCGCGCCCGGCCCAGGCCGCCGGCAACCTGGCCCAAAGCGCCCAGGACAAGGTCCTGGCCCAGGTCATCGCCATGTGGCACTTCAATTCCGGCGCCTTGCGGGGCAGCGACATGGTGTTGAGCGCCAGCCTGCTGATCAACCGCGACGGCACCCTGTCGGGTCCCATGCACAAGGACGCGCCGTGGAATCCGGATGCGGCGATCAAGGGCTATTCAAAGCTGCCGGACGGCACCACCAAGCGCATGCTGGAAACCTTCCTGCTGGCGCTGCGCATGGCCCAGCCGCTGCAATTGCCGCCCGACGACGGCAAGGGCTGGCCGCGTCAGATGATCCTGCGCTTCAAGCCGGGAGATCTTTCACGGTGA
- a CDS encoding MFS transporter — protein MPSSAQPTVSAMLGRVVLPFAAGYFLSYLYRTVNAVLAPEIGRAIHLDGGDIGLMTGIYFMTFAAAQLPLGILLDRFGPRRVESILLCFAAAGAFAFSLAESVPALVVGRALVGFGVSSCLMAALKANVQFFPPPRIPLMNGIILGAGGLGAIAATAPVQAALHMTDWRGVYAGVAILTLGASTFLWAAVPDRHPPPGAGGLRAQIAEVAEIYRDAGFWRVAPATMLSMGSFMSIQGLWAGPWLRDAAGFTPDQSATGLTVMAAAMALGYLSVGAMAEKLEKLGIPPITQGAVGMGLHVLALGAMAAGWSAAPLALAAFYGLTGTACSINYAVLTRRFPLRLAGRVNTSLNLTIFVAAFIIQWGLGALIGLWDKVDGHWPPVAWAVGLGVPAVLTLLALIWQIPACRAESH, from the coding sequence GTGCCGTCTTCCGCCCAGCCTACCGTGTCCGCCATGTTGGGGCGTGTGGTCCTGCCCTTCGCGGCCGGCTATTTCCTGTCCTATCTCTACCGGACGGTGAACGCGGTGCTGGCCCCCGAGATCGGCCGCGCCATCCACCTGGACGGCGGCGACATCGGCCTGATGACCGGCATCTACTTCATGACCTTCGCCGCCGCCCAGCTGCCGCTGGGCATCCTGCTCGACCGTTTCGGGCCCCGCCGGGTGGAAAGCATCCTGCTGTGCTTCGCCGCCGCGGGGGCCTTCGCCTTCTCCCTGGCCGAATCGGTCCCCGCCCTGGTGGTCGGGCGCGCCCTGGTGGGATTCGGCGTGTCGTCCTGCCTGATGGCGGCGCTGAAGGCCAACGTCCAGTTCTTCCCTCCCCCCCGCATCCCGCTGATGAACGGCATCATCCTGGGCGCCGGCGGACTGGGAGCCATCGCCGCCACCGCCCCGGTCCAGGCCGCCCTGCACATGACCGACTGGCGCGGCGTCTATGCCGGCGTCGCCATCCTGACGCTGGGCGCCAGCACGTTCCTGTGGGCGGCCGTCCCCGACCGCCACCCGCCGCCGGGAGCCGGCGGCCTGCGCGCCCAGATCGCCGAGGTGGCCGAGATCTACCGTGACGCCGGCTTCTGGCGGGTCGCTCCGGCCACCATGCTGTCCATGGGCAGCTTCATGTCCATCCAGGGCCTGTGGGCGGGCCCCTGGCTGCGCGACGCGGCCGGCTTCACCCCCGACCAGTCGGCCACCGGCCTGACCGTGATGGCGGCGGCCATGGCACTGGGCTATCTGTCGGTGGGCGCCATGGCGGAAAAGCTGGAGAAGCTGGGCATTCCGCCCATCACCCAGGGCGCGGTCGGCATGGGCCTGCACGTTCTGGCGCTGGGCGCCATGGCCGCCGGTTGGAGCGCCGCGCCCTTGGCCCTGGCCGCCTTTTACGGGCTCACCGGCACCGCCTGCTCGATCAATTACGCGGTGCTGACCCGGCGCTTTCCGCTGCGCCTGGCCGGTCGCGTCAACACCAGCCTGAACCTCACCATCTTCGTCGCCGCCTTCATCATCCAGTGGGGATTGGGTGCGTTGATCGGCCTGTGGGACAAGGTGGACGGCCATTGGCCGCCGGTGGCCTGGGCGGTGGGCCTGGGCGTGCCCGCCGTGCTGACCCTGCTGGCCCTGATCTGGCAGATTCCGGCCTGCCGGGCGGAATCCCATTGA
- a CDS encoding dicarboxylate/amino acid:cation symporter, with the protein MKRLTSHLYFWVLLAIFAGGTLGYFYPDVGVSLKPLGDGFISLVKMLISPVIFCTVVLGIAGAGDMKKVGRVGGKALLYFEVVSTFALVIGLVVMTVLKPGDGFHADPAQLDAKAVAKYAKAATEQSTVDFILHIIPKTLVDAFTGSGDLLQVLLVAILFGYAMTHMGRAGQGVHMFIEECSHIFFAMMNTIMKVAPLGAGGAMAFTIGKYGVAALKPLAALMGSFYLTCFLFVVVVLGAIALVVGFNIFKFIAYIKEELLTVLGTSSSESALVPLMNKLEAMGCSKSVVGLVVPSGYSFNLDGTNIYLTMAALFVAQALDIELTFTQQITLLGVAMLTSKGASGVTGAGFITLAATLAVVPSVPVAGLALILGIDRFMSEARALTNFVGNGVAAVVVSKWEKELDHDKMKEVLG; encoded by the coding sequence ATGAAGCGCCTGACCAGTCATCTCTATTTCTGGGTTCTGCTCGCCATTTTCGCCGGCGGCACCCTCGGCTACTTCTATCCCGATGTCGGCGTCAGCCTGAAGCCCCTGGGCGATGGCTTCATCTCGTTGGTCAAGATGCTGATCAGCCCGGTGATCTTCTGCACCGTGGTGCTGGGCATCGCGGGCGCCGGCGACATGAAGAAGGTCGGCCGCGTCGGCGGCAAGGCGCTGCTGTACTTCGAGGTGGTGTCCACCTTCGCCCTGGTCATCGGTCTGGTGGTGATGACCGTGCTCAAGCCCGGCGACGGCTTCCACGCCGACCCCGCCCAGCTGGACGCCAAGGCGGTGGCCAAGTACGCCAAGGCCGCCACCGAGCAGAGCACCGTCGACTTCATCCTGCACATCATCCCCAAGACCCTGGTGGACGCCTTCACCGGTTCGGGCGACCTGCTGCAGGTGCTGCTGGTGGCCATCCTGTTCGGCTACGCCATGACCCATATGGGCCGGGCCGGCCAGGGCGTGCATATGTTCATCGAGGAATGCTCGCACATCTTCTTCGCCATGATGAACACCATCATGAAGGTCGCCCCCCTGGGTGCCGGTGGCGCCATGGCCTTCACCATCGGCAAGTACGGCGTGGCCGCGCTGAAGCCGTTGGCCGCGCTGATGGGCAGCTTCTACCTCACCTGCTTCCTGTTCGTGGTGGTCGTGCTGGGCGCCATCGCCCTGGTGGTTGGTTTCAACATCTTCAAGTTCATCGCCTACATCAAGGAAGAGCTGCTGACCGTGCTGGGCACCTCGTCCTCGGAATCGGCCCTGGTGCCGCTGATGAACAAGCTGGAAGCCATGGGCTGCTCCAAGTCGGTGGTCGGCCTGGTGGTTCCCTCGGGCTATTCCTTCAACCTGGACGGCACCAACATCTACCTGACCATGGCGGCCCTGTTCGTCGCCCAGGCGCTGGACATCGAGCTGACCTTCACCCAGCAGATCACCCTGCTCGGCGTGGCGATGCTGACCTCGAAGGGCGCCTCGGGCGTCACCGGCGCCGGCTTCATCACGCTCGCCGCCACCCTGGCGGTGGTTCCCTCGGTTCCGGTGGCCGGCCTGGCCCTGATCCTGGGCATCGACCGCTTCATGTCCGAGGCCCGCGCGCTGACCAATTTCGTCGGCAACGGCGTGGCCGCGGTGGTGGTCTCCAAGTGGGAGAAGGAACTGGACCACGACAAGATGAAGGAGGTTCTGGGCTAG
- a CDS encoding bacteriohemerythrin, which translates to MEWNPLYEVGHSELDAEHRSLFEVLATLSQGPCEVELIDAQIQALEHYVLAHFDREERLMIEVGYPFLTEHLQQHEDFRATVAGLRARWGQGDPAAIRQEIIKELSTWLSYHIIDADHGYKGWITMKMGPSSVG; encoded by the coding sequence TTGGAATGGAATCCCCTCTACGAAGTCGGACACTCCGAACTGGACGCCGAACACCGGAGCCTGTTCGAGGTGCTTGCCACCCTGTCCCAGGGCCCGTGCGAGGTCGAGCTGATCGACGCCCAGATTCAGGCCCTGGAGCATTACGTGCTTGCCCATTTCGACCGCGAGGAACGCCTCATGATCGAAGTCGGCTACCCGTTCCTGACCGAGCACCTCCAGCAGCACGAGGATTTCCGCGCCACGGTGGCCGGTCTGCGGGCCCGCTGGGGACAGGGCGACCCGGCCGCCATCCGCCAGGAGATCATCAAGGAACTGTCCACCTGGCTGTCCTACCACATCATCGACGCCGACCACGGCTACAAGGGCTGGATCACCATGAAAATGGGCCCGTCCAGCGTCGGCTGA
- a CDS encoding NADH:flavin oxidoreductase/NADH oxidase: protein MSTQPLLFQPFTARGLTVPNRVAVAPMCQYSAVDGVAQDWHLMHYGALAASGPGMVVIEATGVTPEGRISPKCLGLYDDATEAAFTRLVTAIKGFGGGGAIGVQLAHAGRKGGSAPPWEGGKFSPDGWQTISASAIAFDEGWPAPKAATRDDLARLKQAFVDAAKRAFRVGFDFIEVHSAHGYLLHQFLSPLSNQRDDEYGGSLENRMRFPLEVIRAVREVWPADKALGLRISATDWVDGGWDADQAVIYAREFKAAGIDFVCVSSGGLVSYAKIPLGPGYQIDLAARIRREAGIPTRAVGLIATPEQAEAALRDGTADLIAIGRGFLDNPRWVWHAAQVLGAEMSYPPQYRAAGARAWPGIALARPRMAAE, encoded by the coding sequence ATGAGCACCCAGCCTTTGCTGTTCCAGCCCTTCACCGCCCGAGGGCTTACCGTCCCCAACCGCGTCGCCGTCGCCCCCATGTGCCAGTACTCGGCCGTGGATGGCGTCGCCCAGGACTGGCACCTGATGCATTACGGCGCCCTGGCGGCGTCGGGCCCCGGCATGGTGGTGATCGAGGCCACCGGCGTGACGCCGGAAGGCCGCATCTCGCCCAAATGCCTGGGTCTGTACGACGACGCCACCGAGGCGGCCTTCACCCGGCTGGTGACGGCGATCAAGGGCTTCGGCGGCGGCGGCGCCATCGGCGTGCAGCTGGCCCATGCCGGGCGCAAGGGTGGCTCCGCCCCGCCGTGGGAGGGCGGCAAGTTCTCGCCCGACGGCTGGCAGACCATTTCCGCCTCGGCCATTGCCTTCGACGAGGGCTGGCCGGCGCCCAAGGCGGCGACCAGGGACGATCTCGCCCGGCTGAAGCAGGCCTTCGTGGACGCGGCGAAGCGCGCGTTCAGGGTCGGCTTCGACTTCATCGAGGTCCATTCGGCCCATGGCTACCTGCTGCACCAGTTCCTGTCGCCGCTGTCCAACCAGCGCGACGACGAATACGGCGGTTCCCTGGAAAACCGCATGCGCTTTCCGCTGGAGGTCATCCGGGCGGTGCGCGAGGTCTGGCCCGCCGACAAAGCCCTGGGCCTGCGCATCAGCGCCACCGACTGGGTGGACGGCGGCTGGGACGCCGATCAGGCGGTGATCTACGCCAGGGAATTCAAGGCGGCCGGCATCGACTTCGTCTGCGTCTCGTCGGGCGGGCTGGTGTCCTATGCCAAGATCCCCCTGGGCCCCGGCTACCAGATCGACCTGGCGGCGCGCATCCGCCGCGAGGCGGGAATTCCCACCCGCGCCGTCGGACTGATCGCCACGCCCGAACAGGCCGAAGCCGCCCTGAGGGACGGCACCGCCGACCTGATCGCCATCGGACGCGGTTTCCTCGACAATCCCCGCTGGGTCTGGCACGCCGCCCAGGTGCTGGGGGCCGAGATGAGCTATCCGCCGCAATACCGGGCCGCCGGGGCGCGGGCCTGGCCGGGCATCGCCCTGGCACGCCCCCGTATGGCGGCGGAATAG
- a CDS encoding TetR/AcrR family transcriptional regulator translates to MPEPAEKLSARDRILAAANDLFYREGIRAIGIDTVIERAGVAKMSLYRAFPSKDDLVAAFLDMRDRMYWDWWDMVLARTPDDPRRQLRGLFEAVARRTSDPQYRGCPFVNTSVEFPDPRHPAREVLARHFTELRRRLTLLAEGIGLAEPAPLVDQLMVLLEGAYSICATMGAAAPSASVAQAADILIQAHLSPNLSRPA, encoded by the coding sequence ATGCCCGAACCCGCCGAAAAGCTTTCCGCCCGCGACCGCATTCTGGCCGCCGCCAACGACCTATTCTACCGCGAAGGCATCCGCGCCATCGGCATCGACACGGTGATCGAGCGGGCCGGCGTCGCCAAGATGAGCCTCTATCGCGCCTTCCCCTCCAAGGACGATCTGGTCGCCGCCTTTCTGGACATGCGCGACCGCATGTACTGGGATTGGTGGGACATGGTACTGGCGCGGACCCCCGACGACCCGCGCCGCCAGTTGCGCGGCCTGTTCGAGGCGGTGGCGCGGCGCACCTCGGACCCGCAATACCGGGGCTGCCCCTTCGTCAACACCTCGGTGGAATTTCCCGATCCCCGCCACCCGGCCCGCGAGGTGCTGGCACGTCATTTCACCGAGCTGCGCCGCCGCCTGACCCTGTTGGCCGAAGGCATCGGCCTGGCCGAGCCCGCCCCCCTGGTCGACCAGCTGATGGTCCTGCTGGAAGGCGCCTATTCCATCTGCGCCACCATGGGCGCCGCCGCTCCGTCCGCCTCGGTGGCCCAGGCCGCCGACATCCTCATCCAAGCCCACCTCTCCCCCAACCTGTCGAGGCCCGCATGA
- a CDS encoding MFS transporter, translating into MSQPVRSPRLHYGWIAAGLTFVTLLVAAGIRSAPGVMMVPVEAEFGWSRATISFAVSVNLVLYGLMAPFAAAVMDRIGVRRTMALALAVLALGVAATTLMRTPWHMVLLWGIVVGGGSGTIALVLGATVVTRWFDAHRGTVMGLLSAATATGQLIFLPQMAMLVEHWGWREAVLLIAAAAAVFTPVIWLFMRDRPADLGLWPVGATEAPPPVVRAGNPAVAAVMALKDGMKSRDFWLLAGTFFVCGLSTNGLIGTHLISACFDHGIPEVKAAGLLAAMGIFDILGTTASGWLSDRWDSRKLLFWYYGLRGLSLIFLDLAFGPDVFGLWLFAVFYGLDWIATVPPTVKLTTQAFGREKAGVMFGWIFAAHQLGAATAAFAAGVIRTDLGDYWLAFVLSGLACLVAAAMSLMIGRKVGPRPVAEGAAA; encoded by the coding sequence ATGTCCCAGCCGGTCCGCTCCCCCCGTCTGCACTATGGCTGGATCGCCGCCGGGCTGACCTTCGTCACCCTGCTGGTGGCGGCGGGCATCCGCTCGGCGCCCGGCGTGATGATGGTGCCGGTCGAGGCCGAATTCGGCTGGAGCCGCGCCACCATCTCCTTCGCGGTGTCGGTCAACCTGGTGCTCTACGGCCTGATGGCGCCCTTCGCGGCCGCCGTGATGGACCGTATCGGCGTGCGCCGCACCATGGCCCTGGCGCTGGCCGTCCTGGCGCTGGGGGTGGCGGCCACCACCTTGATGCGCACGCCGTGGCACATGGTGCTGCTGTGGGGCATCGTGGTGGGCGGCGGCTCGGGCACCATCGCCCTGGTGCTGGGCGCCACGGTGGTCACCCGCTGGTTCGACGCCCATCGCGGCACGGTGATGGGCCTGCTGTCGGCGGCCACCGCCACCGGCCAGCTGATCTTCCTGCCCCAGATGGCCATGCTGGTCGAGCATTGGGGCTGGCGCGAGGCGGTGCTGCTGATCGCGGCGGCCGCGGCCGTCTTCACCCCCGTCATCTGGCTGTTCATGCGCGACCGCCCGGCCGATCTGGGATTGTGGCCGGTGGGCGCCACCGAGGCGCCGCCGCCTGTGGTCCGCGCCGGAAATCCGGCAGTGGCGGCAGTGATGGCGCTGAAAGACGGCATGAAGTCGCGCGATTTCTGGCTGCTGGCCGGTACCTTCTTCGTCTGCGGCCTGTCCACCAACGGTCTGATCGGCACCCACCTGATCTCGGCCTGCTTCGACCACGGCATCCCCGAGGTCAAGGCCGCCGGCCTGCTGGCCGCCATGGGAATCTTCGACATCCTCGGCACCACCGCGTCGGGCTGGCTGTCCGACCGCTGGGATTCGCGCAAGCTGCTGTTCTGGTATTACGGGCTGCGCGGATTGTCGCTGATCTTCCTCGACCTCGCCTTCGGCCCCGACGTGTTCGGCCTGTGGCTGTTCGCGGTGTTCTACGGCCTGGACTGGATCGCCACGGTTCCGCCCACCGTCAAGCTGACCACCCAGGCCTTCGGCCGGGAAAAGGCCGGCGTGATGTTCGGCTGGATCTTCGCCGCCCACCAGTTGGGCGCGGCCACCGCCGCCTTCGCCGCCGGCGTGATCCGCACCGACCTGGGCGATTACTGGCTGGCCTTCGTGTTGTCGGGACTGGCCTGCCTGGTGGCGGCGGCCATGTCGCTGATGATCGGCCGCAAGGTGGGACCGCGGCCGGTGGCGGAAGGAGCGGCGGCATGA
- a CDS encoding MaoC family dehydratase has protein sequence MTHYLEDLTPGRVFSSPSYEVTAADIKGFAAAWDPQHFHLDEETAKDSFFAGLAASGWHTAAATMRLMVTSELDLPLGIIGSGLEYLKWHRPVRPGDVLRLRIEVVETREMRSKPGMGLARLRVETLDADGQPVQTLETQLVVPARTGSPVQ, from the coding sequence ATGACCCATTATCTCGAGGACCTCACGCCCGGCCGGGTGTTCTCGTCGCCGTCCTACGAGGTGACGGCGGCCGACATCAAGGGCTTCGCCGCCGCCTGGGACCCGCAGCATTTCCACCTGGACGAGGAGACGGCCAAGGATTCGTTCTTCGCCGGGCTGGCGGCGTCGGGCTGGCACACGGCGGCGGCCACCATGCGCCTGATGGTGACCAGCGAGCTGGACCTGCCGCTCGGCATCATCGGCAGCGGGCTGGAGTACCTGAAGTGGCACCGCCCCGTCCGGCCCGGCGACGTGCTGCGTTTGCGCATCGAGGTGGTGGAGACCCGCGAGATGCGCTCCAAGCCCGGAATGGGGCTGGCCCGTCTGCGGGTCGAGACCCTGGACGCGGACGGTCAGCCGGTGCAGACCCTGGAGACTCAGCTGGTGGTGCCGGCCCGGACGGGCAGTCCGGTCCAATAG